From Solidesulfovibrio carbinoliphilus subsp. oakridgensis, the proteins below share one genomic window:
- a CDS encoding FAD-binding oxidoreductase, protein MRETVSSPPDLAAFFREAPGIVGPGHVLDDAAALGPLAENTLGLHRPLAAAVFPATAEEVMALVRLACATGTPLYPVSRGRNVGYGDRSPVLPGQVLLELSRMRAIRDYDPRLGTVVVEAGVSQQDLYDFLVREHAPYWMDATGAGREASIVGNALEGGFGHTPLGNHREEFTDAEVVLGNGDRIRTGLFPGFGPDLKGLFVQSNFGVVTAVRIPLLPKPERFESFVLRCDAPDGLGPMIEILRRLRQEGVVRSCVHVANPVRYLMSSRLCPPEFRDRVVGDLDAMRIMSSRLLPVGYWNAAGGLYGLKKVVAAHGKRLKEAFRGVATVRRFSDARLALLDRAMAGLGALGLSGAEKIRESLESFRHIHALMQGVPSDEAYRNILWRVARPEDLGLLWFAPTVPATNGAAGRLAALAGPLFAAHGFEMPLTLTLVTAERLVGILNIVFNRRDEAEKARAHALYQALRAAFAASSIPTYRSSILGMEGLRHPDPAMGRTLSRLKSVLDPCDILARGRYGIGLPGAADERVGRSNPG, encoded by the coding sequence ATGCGCGAAACGGTTTCCTCACCACCGGACCTGGCCGCCTTTTTCCGGGAAGCCCCGGGCATCGTCGGCCCCGGGCACGTCCTCGACGACGCGGCCGCGCTCGGGCCGCTTGCGGAAAACACCCTCGGCCTGCACCGTCCCCTGGCCGCGGCCGTCTTCCCGGCCACGGCCGAGGAGGTGATGGCCCTCGTCCGGCTGGCCTGCGCGACCGGCACGCCGCTCTATCCCGTCAGCCGGGGCCGCAATGTCGGCTACGGCGACAGAAGTCCGGTTCTCCCCGGCCAGGTCCTCCTCGAGCTGTCGCGGATGCGCGCCATCCGCGACTACGACCCGAGGCTTGGGACCGTGGTGGTGGAGGCCGGCGTCTCCCAGCAGGATCTTTACGATTTTCTGGTGCGGGAGCACGCGCCCTACTGGATGGACGCCACCGGGGCCGGGCGCGAGGCCAGCATCGTCGGCAACGCCCTGGAGGGCGGATTCGGCCACACGCCCCTTGGCAACCACCGCGAGGAATTCACCGACGCCGAGGTGGTCCTCGGCAACGGCGACCGCATCCGCACCGGCCTGTTCCCGGGGTTCGGCCCCGACCTCAAGGGGCTTTTCGTGCAGTCGAACTTCGGCGTGGTGACGGCCGTGCGCATCCCGCTTTTGCCCAAGCCCGAGCGGTTCGAATCCTTTGTCCTGCGCTGCGACGCCCCGGACGGCCTCGGGCCCATGATCGAGATCCTGCGCCGTCTGCGCCAGGAGGGTGTGGTTCGAAGCTGCGTGCACGTGGCCAACCCGGTCCGCTACCTCATGTCGTCGCGGCTTTGCCCGCCGGAGTTCCGGGACCGGGTCGTCGGAGATCTTGACGCCATGCGGATCATGTCCTCACGGCTCCTGCCCGTCGGCTACTGGAACGCGGCCGGCGGCCTCTATGGCCTCAAAAAAGTGGTCGCGGCCCACGGCAAGCGCCTGAAGGAAGCCTTCCGGGGCGTGGCCACGGTCAGGCGTTTCAGCGACGCCCGCCTGGCGCTCCTCGATCGGGCCATGGCCGGCCTTGGCGCACTGGGCCTGTCCGGGGCGGAAAAAATCCGCGAGTCCCTGGAGTCCTTTCGGCACATCCACGCCCTCATGCAGGGCGTGCCCTCGGACGAGGCCTACCGCAACATCCTGTGGCGGGTGGCCCGGCCCGAGGACCTGGGGCTCCTCTGGTTCGCGCCGACGGTTCCGGCCACAAACGGCGCGGCCGGGCGCCTGGCGGCCCTGGCCGGACCCCTTTTCGCGGCCCACGGCTTCGAGATGCCGCTCACCCTGACGCTGGTGACGGCCGAGCGGCTGGTCGGCATCCTCAATATCGTCTTCAACAGGCGCGACGAGGCCGAAAAGGCCCGGGCCCACGCCCTCTACCAGGCCCTTCGCGCCGCTTTTGCCGCCAGCTCCATCCCCACCTACCGATCCTCGATCCTCGGCATGGAAGGCCTGCGCCACCCCGATCCGGCCATGGGCCGGACCCTGTCCCGGCTCAAGTCCGTTCTCGACCCGTGCGACATCCTGGCCCGGGGCCGCTACGGCATCGGCCTGCCCGGGGCGGCGGACGAGCGGGTGGGCAGGTCCAATCCGGGGTAG